One Phoenix dactylifera cultivar Barhee BC4 chromosome 8, palm_55x_up_171113_PBpolish2nd_filt_p, whole genome shotgun sequence genomic window carries:
- the LOC120111595 gene encoding chalcone synthase-like, whose protein sequence is MASIESIRKAQRADGPATIMAIGTANPPHAVDQSTYADFYFRITNNEHKHELKEKFKRICEKSMIKKRYMYLTEDLLKQNPNMCAYMAPSLDARQDILVEEVPKLGKEAAVKAIKEWGRPKSNITHLVVCSTSGVDMPGADYQLIRLLGLNPSVKRVMLYHQGCFAGGTVLRIAKDLAENNKGARVLVVCSEITVVTFRGTDDIHFDNLVGQALFADGAAALIVGADPIQGVERPLFRMASAAQLVLPDSEGAIEGHLREVGLTFHLLNQVPTIISKNIEKSLEEAFEPLGISDWNSLFWIAHPGGPAILDAFESKLKLKPEKLRATRHVLSEYGNMSSACVFFILDEMRKRSAKEGKGTTGEGLDWGVLYGFGPGLTMETVVLQSVAI, encoded by the exons ATGGCCAGCATCGAGTCCATTCGCAAGGCACAGAGGGCTGACGGCCCGGCCACGATCATGGCCATCGGAACCGCCAACCCTCCTCATGCCGTCGACCAGAGCACCTACGCCGACTTCTACTTCCGAATCACCAACAATGAGCACAAGCACGAGCTCAAAGAGAAGTTCAAGCGCATAT GTGAGAAATCCATGATCAAGAAGCGGTACATGTACCTCACCGAGGATCTCCTGAAGCAGAACCCGAACATGTGCGCCTACATGGCGCCCTCTCTGGATGCCCGGCAGGACATCCTGGTGGAGGAGGTGCCGAAGCTGGGGAAGGAAGCAGCCGTCAAGGCCATCAAGGAGTGGGGCCGCCCCAAGTCAAACATCACTCACCTCGTCGTCTGCTCCACCAGCGGCGTCGACATGCCCGGGGCCGACTACCAGCTCATCAGGCTCCTCGGCCTCAACCCGTCCGTCAAGCGAGTCATGCTCTACCACCAGGGCTGCTTCGCCGGCGGGACCGTGCTCCGCATCGCCAAGGACCTCGCCGAGAACAACAAGGGTGCTCGCGTGCTTGTCGTGTGCTCCGAGATCACCGTCGTCACCTTCCGAGGCACCGACGACATCCACTTCGACAACCTCGTGGGCCAGGCCCTCTTCGCCGATGGTGCAGCGGCACTCATCGTCGGAGCGGATCCGATCCAAGGTGTCGAGAGGCCGCTCTTTCGAATGGCTTCGGCGGCTCAGCTGGTACTGCCGGACAGCGAGGGGGCCATCGAAGGCCACCTCAGGGAAGTGGGCCTCACCTTCCACCTCCTCAACCAGGTCCCCACCATTATCTCCAAGAACATCGAGAAGAGCCTGGAGGAGGCGTTCGAGCCGCTGGGTATCTCTGACTGGAATTCCTTGTTCTGGATTGCGCACCCTGGTGGCCCGGCCATACTTGACGCCTTTGAGTCCAAACTGAAGCTGAAGCCGGAGAAGCTCCGGGCGACGCGGCACGTGCTTAGTGAGTACGGGAACATGTCCAGCGCTTGCGTGTTCTTCATACTGGACGAGATGAGAAAGCGGTCGGCGAAGGAAGGGAAAGGGACCACCGGAGAGGGGCTCGATTGGGGAGTGCTCTATGGATTCGGACCAGGGCTCACCATGGAGACCGTCGTCCTCCAAAGTGTCGCTATCTAG